Proteins found in one Paraburkholderia caballeronis genomic segment:
- a CDS encoding alpha/beta hydrolase yields MPLNPNVELVLAMIARAGRPPYHTLTPDEARAAYDASASVLEIPAAPMHAVEDLDVPTRDGASIRARLYLPVEPHWADPLPALVYFHGGGFTVGSVETHDALCRMYARDAHCAVLSVDYRLAPAHRFPTAVEDAFDAWRWLHDHAAEHAIDAARIAVGGDSAGGTLATVCAVLARDAGIAPVLQLLIYPGAGGHQQTASHRRLAEGYLLSAKTIQWFFSQYLRTDADRDDWRFAPLDGTRGAPDFAGVAPAWIAVAEYDPLVDEGIAYADKLRAAGNRVTLVEYPGMVHEFFKLGAFVREAVAAHADAAAALREAFGTG; encoded by the coding sequence ATGCCGCTGAACCCGAACGTCGAACTGGTGCTCGCGATGATCGCGCGCGCCGGCCGCCCGCCGTATCACACGCTGACGCCTGATGAAGCGCGGGCCGCATACGATGCAAGTGCGTCGGTGCTGGAGATTCCGGCCGCGCCGATGCACGCGGTCGAAGACCTCGACGTGCCGACGCGCGACGGCGCGTCGATCCGCGCGCGGCTCTACCTGCCGGTCGAGCCGCACTGGGCCGATCCGCTGCCGGCGCTCGTCTATTTCCACGGCGGCGGCTTCACGGTCGGCAGCGTCGAGACGCACGACGCGCTGTGCCGGATGTACGCGCGCGACGCGCATTGCGCGGTGCTGTCGGTCGATTACCGGCTCGCGCCCGCGCATCGTTTTCCGACGGCGGTCGAGGACGCATTCGACGCGTGGCGCTGGCTGCACGACCACGCGGCCGAACATGCGATCGACGCGGCGCGGATCGCGGTCGGCGGCGATAGCGCGGGCGGCACGCTTGCGACCGTCTGCGCGGTGCTCGCGCGCGACGCGGGCATCGCGCCGGTGTTGCAGCTATTGATCTATCCGGGCGCGGGCGGGCATCAGCAAACCGCATCGCACCGGCGGCTCGCGGAAGGTTATCTGTTGTCCGCGAAGACGATCCAGTGGTTCTTCTCGCAGTATCTGCGTACCGATGCCGACCGCGACGACTGGCGTTTCGCGCCGCTCGACGGCACGCGCGGCGCGCCGGACTTCGCGGGCGTCGCGCCCGCGTGGATCGCGGTGGCCGAATACGATCCGCTCGTCGATGAAGGCATCGCGTATGCGGACAAGCTGCGCGCGGCCGGCAACCGCGTGACGCTGGTCGAGTATCCGGGAATGGTCCACGAGTTTTTCAAGCTCGGCGCGTTCGTGCGCGAAGCGGTGGCCGCGCACGCGGATGCGGCGGCGGCGTTGCGGGAAGCGTTCGGGACCGGGTGA